One Festucalex cinctus isolate MCC-2025b chromosome 1, RoL_Fcin_1.0, whole genome shotgun sequence genomic region harbors:
- the il2rb gene encoding interleukin-2 receptor subunit beta produces MTILKMGTLQPYFILVVLCSLHSLDCEANLQGLTCVNDFINNVTCTVNSSSVEDCMIFGFKKTRIRKDGVTSAILINQSCKVEQQRNELPGCSFVFENRKFTLFEVMPNISMECNGALVDYLQDYKPQNHIKMHPPGLPNVSLTENDTVIDWHPGSPRSTLLKAFDYKVQTQKSDPTTKEVYTFPTNKPQLRIGQLKGKHQVRVKVKPARREGSQWSDWSPTASFVGPESANEDWNLFQTAIIIAVLIILVVMVILTLVFYKCNISIRFPRMKPVPNPSKYFPTLHDGNLKKWLNPSCAESFHIVQLVDHISPVEVSESKDAGLSPFAPPACNCALQPPINIKPSALSDENRLVDNSSSTSSCFSNLGYFVSGSSGSSVQTEPNPVNFAYKDDFHIVDKAHNPNLHLSLHLCSAMSESPICESLKRTQSPDSGFCIGKEDVEVEEEKKVVNGEEQQVSGHRSSSHLSLPLHLPAQISRPSTPPDLSQIDSAQTQAPMLAANVVCTTYRPSSMPVESCKTGYFILQEIQTTFSNASI; encoded by the exons ATGACTATACTGAAGATGGGGACGTTACAGCCTTATTTCATCTTGGTGGTTCTGTGTTCTCTTCATTCTCTGGACTGTGAGGCAAACTTGCAAG GGCTCACCTGTGTGAATGACTTCATCAACAATGTCACATGTACAGTCAACAGTTCTTCAGTGGAAGATTGCATGATCTTTGGCTTCAAGAAAACACGAATCAGGAAAGATGGAGTAACAAGTGCAATTCTCATCAA TCAGAGCTGCAAGGTGGAACAACAACGTAACGAGCTTCCAGGATGCAGTTTTGTCTTTGAAAATAGA AAATTCACCCTTTTTGAGGTGATGCCCAACATCAGCATGGAATGTAACGGTGCGTTGGTGGACTACCTCCAAGACTATAAACCTCAAAATCACA TCAAAATGCACCCGCCAGGCCTCCCAAATGTCAGCCTCACTGAAAATGACACGGTGATCGATTGGCATCCAGGTAGCCCCCGCTCCACGCTCCTCAAAGCTTTTGACTACAAAGTTCAGACTCAAAAGAGCGACCCAACGACAAAG GAGGTTTACACATTTCCCACCAATAAACCACAATTAAGGATCGGGCAGCTGAAAGGCAAGCACCAGGTTCGTGTAAAGGTCAAGCCAGCGCGCAGGGAAGGCAGCCAGTGGAGTGATTGGAGTCCGACCGCTTCCTTTGTGGGGCCAGAATCAGCAAATGAAG actGGAATCTGTTTCAAACTGCGATAATAATAGCTGTTTTGATCATCTTGGTTGTCATGGTTATCCTGACGCTGGTGTTTTACAAATGTAACATCAGTATAAG ATTCCCCAGAATGAAGCCAGTTCCAAATCCTTCAAAGTACTTCCCAACTCTCCATGATGGAAATTTAAAG AAATGGCTGAACCCGAGCTGTGCTGAATCCTTTCACATTGTCCAACTTGTCGACCACATCTCCCCAGTGGAGGTGTCTGAAAGCAAGGATGCGGGTCTTTCCCCCTTCGCCCCACCCGCCTGCAATTGTGCCCTGCAACCTCCAATTAACATCAAACCTTCGGCTCTTTCGGATGAGAACAGGCTTGTGGACAATTCGTCCTCCACTTCGTCGTGTTTCTCCAACTTGGGCTACTTTGTATCCGGCTCCTCCGGCAGCTCCGTTCAAACTGAGCCCAATCCTGTCAACTTTGCATATAAAGACGATTTTCACATTGTGGACAAGGCGCATAATCCGAATCTTCACCTCTCTCTGCACCTTTGCTCTGCTATGTCTGAGTCTCCAATCTGCGAGAGCTTGAAGAGGACACAAAGTCCTGACTCCGGCTTTTGTATTGGAAAGGAAGATGTTGAAGTCGAGGAAGAGAAAAAAGTTGTGAATGGGGAAGAGCAACAGGTTTCAGGCCACCGTAGCTCCTCACATCTTAGCCTCCCTCTCCATCTTCCAGCGCAGATAAGTAGACCCTCGACTCCTCCTGATCTCTCGCAGATAGATAGCGCTCAGACGCAGGCACCTATGCTAGCAGCTAATGTTGTTTGTACAACATACAGGCCTTCCTCTATGCCCGTGGAGTCATGCAAAACAGGCTATTTCATCCTGCAAGAGATACAAACTACTTTCAGCAATGCGTCCATCTGA
- the c1qtnf6a gene encoding complement C1q tumor necrosis factor-related protein 1, which yields MLGVLVSLSLVHLVTQAAPPNAPPVPCKRCCDDLQQAEDTVAPPTTGVYNQLPEVRAYINMTILKGDKGDRGERGTPGKTGQEGPPGSTGPTGSKGSKGQAGLPGDPCKVQYAAFSVGRRKSLHSLEAYQPLIFDTVFVNLDDHFNMFSGKFICHTPGIYFFNVNIHTWNFKETYLHIMRNQAEQAIVYAQPSDRSIMQSQSLMLDLDLNDEVWIRLYKRERENAIYSDDVDIYITFNGYLIKASSE from the exons ATGTTGGGTGTCCTCGTCAGTCTGTCCTTGGTTCACCTGGTGACACAGGCAGCACCTCCCAATGCCCCACCTGTCCCCTGCAAGCGCTGCTGTGATGACCTGCAACAAGCAGAGGACACCGTTGCCCCGCCCACCACCGGAGTGTACAACCAGCTGCCCGAGGTCCGCGCCTACATCAACATGACGATCCTGAAAG GTGACAAAGGAGACCGCGGTGAAAGAGGGACACCAGGTAAAACTGGACAGGAAGGCCCTCCGGGATCCACGGGGCCCACGGGCTCCAAAGGCTCCAAGGGCCAGGCCGGGCTCCCCGGAGACCCCTGCAAAGTCCAGTACGCTGCTTTTTCCGTGGGGCGGCGCAAGTCCCTCCACAGCCTGGAGGCCTACCAGCCGCTCATATTTGACACCGTCTTCGTCAACCTCGACGACCACTTCAACATGTTCAGCGGCAAATTCATCTGCCACACGCCCGGAATCTATTTCTTCAACGTCAACATTCACACGTGGAACTTCAAGGAAACCTACCTGCACATCATGCGCAACCAAGCCGAGCAGGCGATCGTGTACGCGCAGCCCAGCGACCGCTCCATCATGCAGAGCCAGAGCCTGATGCTGGACTTGGACCTCAACGACGAGGTGTGGATCCGCTTATATAAGCGGGAAAGAGAAAACGCAATTTACAGCGATGATGTGGATATTTATATCACTTTCAATGGATACCTCATCAAAGCAAGCTcagagtaa